The following proteins are encoded in a genomic region of Catharus ustulatus isolate bCatUst1 chromosome 4, bCatUst1.pri.v2, whole genome shotgun sequence:
- the LOC116994869 gene encoding RIB43A-like with coiled-coils protein 2 isoform X2 yields the protein MKKNDKLMCLLEERQKNEIKDLNRALVEFQKNFQKPETRREFDLNDPQALKKDRPARVSDDDPRCSISGMQKFMGEDLNYDQRMKFQKEQLREWSLQQQKDWKNALADQKLADDLYDKFRVELDRKIMEEQKKEEESRRAVCTATKNFNRIQAAELDHKNELEKAQKIKDDMDEITCLLRGDFLSENPDQAIGPWGKHNVLVDRWKGMTREQRLAIREFQKEQALENLRVREQERQRDAEWDRQRLQAARAQLLWERHQQRQNQEQRRGLDVLNAALSQEQKARNIYLKEEEYSNIPTDEFYAQFNTTTR from the exons ATGAAGAAAAACGACAAGCTCATGTGTCTGTTGGAAGAAcgacagaaaaatgaaatcaaagaCTTGAATAGGGCTCTCGTTgaatttcagaagaattttCAGAAACCAGAAACAAGACGTGAATTTGACCTGAATGATCCACAAGCCCTAAAGAAAGACAGACCTGCTCGAGTTTCAGACGATGATCCTCGGTGTTCTATATCTGGCATGCAAAAGTTTATGGGTGAAGACTTAAACTATGATCAGAGGATGAAGTTTCAAAAGGAGCAGTTAAGGGAGTGGTCTCTTCAGCAACAGAAAGACTGGAAAAATGCATTAGCTGACCAAAAATTGGCAG ATGATCTTTATGACAAGTTCAGGGTCGAACTTGACCGAAAGATTAtggaggaacaaaaaaaagaagaggaaagcagGCGTGCAGTTTGTACAGCTACTAAAAATTTCAATAGAATCCAG GCTGCTGAACTAGATCATAAAAATGAATTGGAAAAGgctcaaaaaataaaagatgacaTGGATGAAATTACCTGCCTCCTTCGAGGAGACTTCCTTTCTGAAAACCCTGACCAAGCAATCGGTCCCTGGGGTAAACATAATGTGCTTGTGGATCGATGGAAGGGAATGACTCGGGAGCAGCGGTTGGCAATTCGTGAATTTCAAAAGGAGCAAGCTCTGGAGAATCTG AGAGTAAGAGAGCAGGAACGCCAAAGAGATGCTGAATGGGACAGGCAACGTCTACAGGCTGCAAGAGCCCAGTTGCTTTGGGAGCGGCACCAGCAGCGGCAGAATCAGGAGCAGCGCCGAGGTTTAGATGTCTTGAACGCAGCGCTCTCTCAGGAGCAAAAAGCAAG gAACATTTATCTTAAAGAGGAAGAATATTCAAATATTCCAACAGATGAGTTTTATGCACAGTTTAATACCACCACCCGGTGA
- the LOC116994869 gene encoding RIB43A-like with coiled-coils protein 2 isoform X1, translating into MSGLGPQRELEEAAALERRRRRELLRRGRIFNARIRTIGIDKDALDAQVKERKIQEATEKAEHERFAHDMKKNDKLMCLLEERQKNEIKDLNRALVEFQKNFQKPETRREFDLNDPQALKKDRPARVSDDDPRCSISGMQKFMGEDLNYDQRMKFQKEQLREWSLQQQKDWKNALADQKLADDLYDKFRVELDRKIMEEQKKEEESRRAVCTATKNFNRIQAAELDHKNELEKAQKIKDDMDEITCLLRGDFLSENPDQAIGPWGKHNVLVDRWKGMTREQRLAIREFQKEQALENLRVREQERQRDAEWDRQRLQAARAQLLWERHQQRQNQEQRRGLDVLNAALSQEQKARNIYLKEEEYSNIPTDEFYAQFNTTTR; encoded by the exons ATGAGCGGGCTGGGGCCGCAGCGGGAGCTGGAGGAGGCCGCTGCCCTGGAgcgccggcggcggcgggagctgCTGCGGCGGGGCCGCATCTTCAACGCACGGATCCGCACCATAGGG atTGATAAAGATGCATTGGATGCACAGGTCAAGGAGAGGAAAATTCAAGAAGCAACTGAAAAAGCAGAACATGAAAGATTTG CTCATGATATGAAGAAAAACGACAAGCTCATGTGTCTGTTGGAAGAAcgacagaaaaatgaaatcaaagaCTTGAATAGGGCTCTCGTTgaatttcagaagaattttCAGAAACCAGAAACAAGACGTGAATTTGACCTGAATGATCCACAAGCCCTAAAGAAAGACAGACCTGCTCGAGTTTCAGACGATGATCCTCGGTGTTCTATATCTGGCATGCAAAAGTTTATGGGTGAAGACTTAAACTATGATCAGAGGATGAAGTTTCAAAAGGAGCAGTTAAGGGAGTGGTCTCTTCAGCAACAGAAAGACTGGAAAAATGCATTAGCTGACCAAAAATTGGCAG ATGATCTTTATGACAAGTTCAGGGTCGAACTTGACCGAAAGATTAtggaggaacaaaaaaaagaagaggaaagcagGCGTGCAGTTTGTACAGCTACTAAAAATTTCAATAGAATCCAG GCTGCTGAACTAGATCATAAAAATGAATTGGAAAAGgctcaaaaaataaaagatgacaTGGATGAAATTACCTGCCTCCTTCGAGGAGACTTCCTTTCTGAAAACCCTGACCAAGCAATCGGTCCCTGGGGTAAACATAATGTGCTTGTGGATCGATGGAAGGGAATGACTCGGGAGCAGCGGTTGGCAATTCGTGAATTTCAAAAGGAGCAAGCTCTGGAGAATCTG AGAGTAAGAGAGCAGGAACGCCAAAGAGATGCTGAATGGGACAGGCAACGTCTACAGGCTGCAAGAGCCCAGTTGCTTTGGGAGCGGCACCAGCAGCGGCAGAATCAGGAGCAGCGCCGAGGTTTAGATGTCTTGAACGCAGCGCTCTCTCAGGAGCAAAAAGCAAG gAACATTTATCTTAAAGAGGAAGAATATTCAAATATTCCAACAGATGAGTTTTATGCACAGTTTAATACCACCACCCGGTGA